Proteins from one Primulina huaijiensis isolate GDHJ02 chromosome 18, ASM1229523v2, whole genome shotgun sequence genomic window:
- the LOC140963876 gene encoding homeobox-DDT domain protein RLT1-like codes for MEAGSEGEIDRNVDHSQTEGSKRPKRQMKTPFQLTVLEKTYSVEMYPSEATRAELSEKLSLTDRQLQMWFCHRRLKDKKEAVGTGATKTPPSGSVGGRKDLSKSPKEERMAVETGSRHGSGSVSGSDSGSGSESSSSQFDNGGDMPMMAAGYYEASRTNMEHRVIACVEAQLGEPLREEGPMLGIEFDELPPGAFGAPIAPAELQHRCRHSYDSKSYGKYDAKHIKASSNGPHEIIESQVRSDAYRNVAPSSYYDSPFDDGSTAKSLSVVHENGHIPREYGIGELVSSVDVISQSGRQVQFALSPRNSGFIAHNDDNMQIDRKRKGDEVRIGREVQAHEKRLRKELEKQEILRRKREEQLKKDTERQDRERRKEELRMIREQQRQEEKFQREEKREMERREKFLQKERLRLERRKQKEDHRKEKEAARQKAAVGRAAARRIAKESMELIEDERLELMELAASSKGLPSIVSLDYDTLQNLELFRENMCEFPPKSVQLRLPFATEPWVNSEENVGNLLMVWKFFVTFADVLGLWPFTLDEFLQAFHDYDSRLLCEIHVALLKLIVKDIEDVVRTPSGGPGTNQYSALNPEGGHPRVVEGAYLWGFDIRNWQKHLNPLTWHEILRQFTLSAGFGPRLKKKINDRVSVNDVKESNSCEDIVSTLRNGSAAENAIAIMQEKGFTLQRKSRHRLTPGTVKFAAYHVLALEGSKGLNVIDLAEKIQKSGLRDLTTSKTPEASISVALSRDPILFERIAPSTYCVRPAFRKDPADAESIIAAAKEKIQKYAHGILSGQNVDEEERDDDSESDVAEGAEVDVVATPVDGNENGECNNFGSFPKNVSLDQDFEIDESGSGEPWVQGVTEGEYSDLSVEERLNALVALIGVANEGNSIRVILEDRMDAANALKKQMWAEAQVDKRRTREEIIYDLQTTTLEKDVSSVVAGDAHISIETPAQDAAMVQFVTPLQQNGCSSERSCSQLKSYIGHRAEEMYVYRSLPLGQDRRRNRYWQFVASVSSLDPGWGQIFFESPTGYWRLIDSEEAFDTLLKSLDARGTRESHLHIMLQKIEVYFKECVQSNQFLNLTDQSRNEGEDVAFEVISSVASANTESPRSEFCGTQSDSWEPSTSFNIGCRKNESKENDLLKRYEELQIWTWKECFSSAILRAQRYGKIRRSPLLGTCDVCLDTHDAKNDLCPHCHWMHSHVDDRGNFTENNVIDRINIGRSNSTSPIIRLIKAVLTLLEACIPSEGFHSFWTEECRNSWGLKLQNASSVKDLLQLLTQFEGAIKRDYLSADFETTEELLCYCASSRGTTYEYVCSGFVPQLPWIPETTAAVALRLFELDSSIFYTPNQKAESHEEKKVGTLTKSALGQAFSNDVERTERLVFDKYGLIKEDSSDRLHDTPSSFGYRDVRKRGGGRQCKKSQRGVKRPTSQSSRRSMKQGETLTILMQQQGVRTNGQKHGRGPRTIRRRRTEKKAVAEILQDCLDNESTLKNKAEKPRNSEREELVNLSIKNVEIENDDNSIGMEAGDTDDDSNENLYEMARWGTSPYDATPNRSNEMMEMNEEEEEEDEEAEEIENENGCYEDEVENMELNDDSDRDGDENVDEESESAVSGDYSD; via the exons ATGGAGGCGGGTTCTGAAGGAGAGATCGATAGGAACGTCGATCATAGCCAGACGGAGGGTTCCAAGAGGCCTAAGCGTCAGATGAAGACACCCTTTCAATTGACAGTTCTTGAGAAAACTTATTcag TGGAGATGTACCCATCTGAAGCAACCCGCGCCGAATTATCTGAGAAACTGAGCTTAACTGACCGACAATTGCAGATGTGGTTTTGTCATCGGAGATTGAAGGATAAGAAGGAGGCAGTAGGAACGGGAGCCACAAAGACACCGCCTTCTGGGTCAGTTGGTGGTCGGAAGGATTTGTCTAAATCCCCAAAAGAAGAAAGGATGGCTGTTGAGACGGGCAGTAGGCATGGCTCTGGCTCCGTCTCGGGCTCAGACTCGGGCTCGGGCTCAGAATCGAGTTCGAGCCAGTTTGATAATGGTGGTGATATGCCTATGATGGCAGCAGGGTATTATGAGGCATCTAGGACAAACATGGAGCATAGAGTGATAGCTTGTGTGGAGGCACAGTTGGGAGAGCCACTAAGAGAAGAGGGACCAATGCTTGGCATTGAGTTTGATGAACTTCCTCCCGGTGCATTTGGGGCACCCATTG CGCCGGCAGAGCTGCAACATAGATGTAGACATTCATACGACAGCAAGTCATATGGAAAATATGATGCGAAACACATCAAA GCTTCATCAAATGGTCCCCATGAAATCATAGAGTCTCAAGTTAGGTCCGATGCGTACAGGAATGTGGCGCCTTCTTCCTACTATGACTCACCTTTTGATGATGGCAGTACAGCAAAAAGTCTTTCAGTTGTCCATGAGAACGGGCATATACCCAGGGAATATGGTATTGGGGAACTGGTGTCAAGTGTTGACGTAATTTCTCAGTCAGGCAGGCAAGTCCAGTTTGCCTTGTCTCCGAGGAATTCTGGCTTCATTGCACATAATGATGATAATATGCAAATTGACAGAAAACGCAAG GGTGATGAAGTTCGAATCGGAAGAGAAGTTCAAGCCCATGAAAAGAGGCTTCGGAAAGAACttgaaaaacaagaaattttaaGGCGTAAG AGGGAGgaacaattgaagaaagataCGGAGAGGCAAGACCGCGAAAGACGAAAGGAAGAGCTGCGAATGATACGTGAACAGCAGCGGCAAGAGGAGAAATTCCAGCGTGAAGAAAAGCGTGAAATGGAACGGAGGGAGAAATTTCTGCAGAAGGAGCGTTTACGA TTGGAGCGGAGGAAACAAAAAGAAGATCACCGCAAGGAGAAGGAAGCAGCGAGACAGAAAGCTGCAGTGGGGAGAGCAGCAGCACGCAGAATAGCTAAAGAATCCATGGAGTTAATAGAGGATGAACGTCTGGAACTTATGGAACTGGCTGCTTCCAGCAAAGGACTTCCTTCAATTGTTTCTCTTGATTATGACACTTTGCAAAACCTTGAGTTGTTTCGAG AGAACATGTGTGAGTTCCCTCCAAAGTCTGTTCAATTGAGACTGCCTTTTGCTACTGAACCTTGGGTTAACTCAGAAGAAAATGTTGGAAATCTCCTGATG GTCTGGAAATTCTTTGTTACATTTGCTGATGTTCTAGGACTTTGGCCTTTCACTCTCGATGAATTCTTGCAGGCTTTCCATGACTAT GATTCAAGACTGCTTTGTGAGATACACGTTGCTCTTCTCAAACTCATTGTAAAAGATATTGAAGATGTAGTGAGAACTCCATCTGGCGGACCTGGCACAAATCAATACAGTGCTCTTAATCCTGAAGGTGGACATCCTCGTGTTGTTGAAGGG GCATATTTGTGGGGGTTTGACATACGTAACTGGCAGAAGCACCTAAATCCATTGACATGGCACGAAATATTACGACAATTTACACTCTCTGCTGGATTTGGGCCCCggttgaagaaaaaaatcaatgACCGTGTTTCTGTAAACGACGTTAAAGAG AGTAACAGCTGTGAAGACATAGTGTCCACTTTGAGAAATGGTTCGGCAGCAGAGAATGCCATTGCAATTATGCAAGAAAAAGGATTCACCCTTCAACGCAAATCAAGGCACCGATTAACGCCAGGAACTGTTAAATTTGCTGCTTACCATGTTCTTGCTCTTGAAGGAAGCAAAGGCTTAAACGTTATTGATCTTGCAGAGAAGATTCAG AAATCTGGGCTTCGCGACCTGACAACAAGCAAGACTCCTGAGGCCTCTATATCTGTTGCCCTATCAAGGGATCCCATACTCTTTGAAAGAATCGCTCCTTCAACATATTGTGTGCGGCCAGCATTTAGAAAGGATCCAGCTGATGCTGAATCAATAATTGCTGCTGCCAAGGAGAAGATACAGAAATATGCACATGGAATTCTGTCTGGTCAAAATGTTGATGAAGAAGAAAGAGACGATGATTCGGAAAGTGATGTTGCCGAGGGTGCAGAAGTTGATGTTGTGGCTACCCCAGTTGATGGAAATGAAAACGGCGAATGCAACAATTTTGGATCCTTCCCTAAGAATG TCAGTCTTGATCAAGATTTTGAGATTGATGAAAGCGGATCAGGTGAGCCCTGGGTCCAAGGAGTGACTGAAGGAGAATATTCTGATCTATCTGTTGAAGAGCGTCTCAATGCCCTTGTGGCATTAATTGGTGTTGCAAATGAAGGAAATTCAATTCGTGTAATTCTTGAG GATCGGATGGATGCGGCAAATGCTCTTAAGAAGCAAATGTGGGCAGAAGCACAAGTAGATAAAAGGCGAACGAGGGAGGAGATTATTTATGATCTACAAACAACCACTTTAGAAAAGGATGTGTCTTCTGTTGTGGCTGGGGATGCTCATATTTCCATTGAAACTCCGGCTCAGGATGCAGCAATGGTTCAGTTTGTAACCCCTCTTCAGCAGAATGGGTGTTCATCAGAAAGGTCTTGTTCGCAGCTAAAGTCCTATATAGGTCATAGAGCAGAAGAAATGTATGTTTATAGGTCCTTGCCTCTTGGTCAAGATAGAAGGAGAAATCGCTATTGGCAGTTTGTTGCTTCAGTCTCTAGCCTAGACCCTGGTTGGGGCCAAATCTTTTTTGAATCACCTACCGGCTATTGGAGACTTATTGATTCTGAGGAG GCATTTGACACTCTTCTGAAATCTTTGGATGCTCGCGGGACTAGAGAATCTCATTTGCATATCATGTTGCAAAAAATTGAGGTCTACTTCAAGGAATGTGTTCAGAGTAATCAGTTCCTTAATCTTACGGACCAGAGTAGAAACGAGGGTGAAGATGTAGCTTTTGAAGTTATTTCTAGTGTAGCTAGTGCAAATACTGAGAGTCCTAGGAGTGAGTTTTGTGGTACTCAATCTGATTCCTGGGAACCATCTACTTCCTTCAACATAGGTTGCAGAAAGAATGAGTCAAAAGAAAATGACCTTTTGAAGAGGTATGAAGAGCTGCAGATTTGGACATGGAAAGAATGCTTCAGTTCTGCAATTTTACGTGCCCAGAGGTATGGAAAAATAAGGCGCTCGCCTCTTCTGGGAACTTGTGATGTGTGCCTTGATACGCATGATGCTAAAAACGACCTCTGCCCTCACTGTCATTGGATGCATAGCCATGTTGACGACAGGGGAAATTTCACTGAAAACAATGTAATAGATAGGATCAATATAGGCCGTTCAAACTCAACTTCACCGATTATTAGACTGATCAAGGCCGTTCTAACTTTGCTTGAG GCATGCATTCCCTCTGAGGGTTTTCATTCTTTTTGGACTGAAGAATGTAGGAATTCTTGGGGATTGAAGCTGCAGAATGCTTCATCCGTGAAAGATCTTTTACAG CTCCTGACTCAGTTTGAGGGTGCCATAAAGCGTGACTACCTATCAGCAGATTTTGAGACAACAGAAGAATTATTGTGCTACTGCGCCTCGTCTAGGGGTACTACATATGAATATGTCTGTTCTGGGTTTGTTCCTCAGCTTCCTTGGATACCAGAAACAACTGCTGCTGTGGCTCTGAGGCTTTTTGAGTTAGATTCATCTATCTTCTACACTCCAAATCAGAAGGCCGAGTCTCACGAGGAAAAGAAAGTGGGAACTCTTACA AAGTCAGCTTTAGGGCAAGCTTTCTCGAACGATGTTGAAAGGACTGAAAGGTTGGTATTCGATAAATATGGCCTCATAAAGGAGGATAGCTCTGATCGTCTTCACGACACTCCGAGTAGCTTTGGATATAGGGACGTGCGAAAACGTGGGGGTGGTCGCCAATGTAAAAAGTCACAAAGAGGAGTCAAACGTCCAACGTCTCAATCTAGCAGGCGGAGTATGAAACAAGGTGAGACATTGACTATTCTTATGCAGCAGCAGGGAGTAAGAACAAATGGACAGAAGCATGGGCGTGGTCCAAGGACAATCAGACGAAGGAGAACAGAGAAGAAGGCTGTTGCAGAGATTCTGCAGGATTGCTTAGATAATGAGAGCACCCTCAAGAATAAGGCGGAGAAACCTAGAAATTCTGAAAGAGAGGAGTTGGTTAATTTAAGCATTAAAAACGTTGAGATTGAAAATGATGACAATAGTATTGGCATGGAAGCTGGTGATACTGATGATGATTCCAACGAAAACCTGTATGAGATGGCAAGGTGGGGAACATCACCTTATGACGCTACTCCTAACAGAAGTAATGAAATGATGGAAATGAAcgaagaggaagaggaagaggaCGAGGAAGCCGAAgaaattgaaaatgaaaatggTTGTTACGAAGATGAAGTTGAAAATATGGAACTCAATGATGATTCGGACAGAGATGGAGATGAGAACGTTGATGAGGAATCAGAATCTGCAGTTTCAGGAGATTACAGTGACTGA
- the LOC140965007 gene encoding uncharacterized protein translates to MGVDYYKVLQVDRNATDDDLKKSYRKLAMKWHPDKNPNDKKAAEAKFKEISEAYEVLSDSQKRQIYDQYGEEGLKGQMPPPDAAGPGGATFFQPDPNMFRFNPRNANDIFAEFFGSSSPFGGMGSGNGMRGGPRFSSSLFGDHMFSSFGGESRPMSSGPRKAPPIEQTLACSLEELYKGSTRKMKISREIADASGKTLPVQEILTIDIKPGWKKGTKITFPEKGNEQPNVIPSDLVFIIDENPHGVFTRDGNDLVTTQKISLAEALTGYTVHLTTLDGRNLTIPINNVIHPSYEEVVPREGMPIPKEPTKRGNLRIKFNIKFPSRLTAEQKSGIKKLLSP, encoded by the exons ATGGGTGTGGATTACTATAAGGTTTTACAGGTGGACAGGAATGCAACCGATGATGATTTGAAGAAATCTTATCGAAAGCTGGCGATGAAGTGGCACCCCGACAAGAACCCTAACGATAAGAAGGCGGCTGAGGCTAAATTCAAAGAGATTTCTGAAGCATATGAG GTTCTCAGTGATTCCCAGAAGAGGCAAATTTATGATCAATATGGGGAAGAAGGCCTAAAAGGCCAAATGCCACCGCCTGATGCTGCTGGACCTGGTGGTGCAACGTTTTTTCAACCGGATCCAAATATGTTTAGATTCAATCCTAGAAATGCCAATGACATTTTTGCAGAGTTTTTTGGCTCATCAAGTCCATTTGGTGGCATGGGAAGTGGTAATGGAATGAGGGGTGGTCCGAGGTTTTCTAGTTCCCTGTTTGGGGACCATATGTTTAGTTCATTCGGAGGAGAAAGCAGACCAATGAGCTCAGGTCCAAGAAAGGCTCCTCCAATTGAGCAGACATTGGCTTGCAGCTTAGAAGAGCTATACAAAGGATCTACGAGAAAAATGAAAATCTCTCGAGAGATAGCTGATGCTAGCGG GAAGACTTTACCAGTGCAAGAGATTCTGACCATTGACATTAAACCTGGCTGGAAGAAGGGAACAAAGATCACATTTCCAGAGAAAGGAAATGAACAGCCAAATGTCATTCCTTCGGATTTAGTATTCATAATAGATGAGAACCCACACGGCGTGTTCACTAGAGATGGTAACGACCTTGTCACGACACAGAAAATATCTCTTGCAGAAGCATTAACAGGTTACACTGTTCACTTAACAACATTGGACGGTAGGAACTTGACCATACCTATTAACAATGTGATTCATCCAAGTTATGAAGAGGTGGTGCCTCGTGAAGGAATGCCAATTCCTAAAGAACCCACAAAAAGGGGTAATCTGAGGATCAAATTCAACATAAAGTTTCCGTCTAGGTTGACAGCCGAACAGAAATCTGGAATCAAGAAACTACTTTCTCCTTAA
- the LOC140964820 gene encoding MACPF domain-containing protein NSL1-like, translating to MAYNFNTSVRMDPQTAAEKAVSVIGFGYDLTSDIRLSACKPGPSSLGLIEMHRDRKKDLVVPGNVVVPNVPASIKCDKGERIRFHSDALPFNQMSEQFNQELALSGKIPSGLFNAMFGFKGCWQKDASTSKILAFDGWLISLYTIEFAKTHIMLSDQVKKEVPPTWDPAALTEFIDKYGTHVIVGVKMGGKDVIHLKQLQNSNLQTTEVQTLLKRLADERFSEDGSINATQNPHISLGKPKFEQTGVWDLQLPFPNTLRPPAVSHSKNDDLLSVHVRRGGLDRGQSHNEWLSTVSQSPDVISMSFVPIASLLSGVPGSGFLSHAINLYLRYKPSLEELAQFFEYQLPRQWAPAYNDLPLGPRRRKKSSPSLQLTLLGPKLYVNTVKVDTVNRPVTGIRLYLEGRRSNHLAIHLQHLSSLPQSLHLSHDHSYKTVDDSTHRAYYEPVKWSIFSHICTAPVEHQGALIDDSASIVTMAWFEVKSISMKKVLFLRLGFSMVALAKIRRSEWDGPTSSSKKSGLISMLMSTPFSTTLKPPEKPTKVDLNSAVYPGGPPLPARAPRMSHFIDTKEMVRGPEDLPGCWVVSGAKLCVEGGMIRIKVKYSLLTILSDDSLLM from the exons ATGGCGTATAATTTCAACACCAGTGTTAGGATGGACCCTCAGACGGCGGCGGAGAAGGCGGTGTCTGTCATTGGGTTCGGCTACGATCTGACTTCGGATATTCGGTTATCGGCGTGTAAACCCGGTCCATCATCGTTGGGTCTGATCGAGATGCACCGGGACCGGAAGAAGGACCTCGTGGTGCCCGGCAACGTTGTCGTCCCAAACGTCCCCGCTTCCATCAAGTGCGACAAAGGCGAGCGCATCAGGTTTCACTCCGACGCACTCCCCTTCAATCAG ATGTCAGAGCAATTTAACCAGGAATTGGCTTTATCTGGTAAAATACCTTCGGGTCTGTTCAATGCAATGTTCGGGTTTAAGGGGTGCTGGCAGAAGGATGCGTCAACTTCAAAAATTCTAGCTTTTGATGGTTGGCTGATTAGCCTTTATACAATTGAGTTCGCAAAAACTCATATAATGCTCTCTGATCAAGTGAAAAAGGAAGTGCCACCTACATGGGATCCTGCTGCTCTTACTGA GTTTATTGATAAATATGGGACTCATGTTATTGTTGGAGTTAAAATGGGAGGGAAAGACGTAATTCATTTAAAGCAGCTTCAAAATTCAAACCTTCAGACAACTGAAGTGCAAACATTGTTGAAGCGGTTAGCCGATGAAAGATTCTCTGAAGATGGAAGTATAAACGCGACACAGAACCCTCATATTTCATTAGGAAAGCCAAAG TTTGAACAAACTGGAGTCTGGGATCTTCAGCTACCATTTCCAAATACACTGAGACCACCTGCTGTTTCTCATTCAAAAAATGAT GATCTGTTGAGTGTTCATGTCAGAAGGGGAGGTTTAGATCGTGGCCAAAGTCACAATGAGTGGCTCTCAACAGTATCACAATCTCCTGATGTCATATCGATGTCATTTGTGCCTATCGCATCTCTTTTAAGTGGTGTTCCAGGCAGTGGATTTTTAAGTCACGCAATTAATCTATACCTACGTT ATAAACCATCACTAGAGGAACTTGCTCAATTTTTTGAATATCAATTGCCTAGACAATGGGCTCCAGCTTACAATGATCTTCCTCTTGGACCTCGCCGCAGGAAAAAATCGTCTCCATCTCTTCAATTAACATTATTGGGTCCTAAGCTATATGTGAATACCGTAAAG GTTGATACTGTCAATCGGCCAGTGACTGGAATTCGCTTGTACTTGGAAGGAAGGAGGAGCAATCACCTTGCTATCCATCTGCAGCATTTATCATCTCTTCCTCAGTCTCTTCACCTTTCACACGATCATAGCTATAAGACCGTCGATGACTCGACACACCGAGCATATTATGAACCAGTCAAATGGAGCATCTTCTCACACATATGCACAGCTCCAGTCGAGCATCAAGGAGCACTCATAGATGACTCGGCCTCAATCGTGACAATGGCCTGGTTTGAGGTCAAGAGTATTAGCATGAAAAAGGTTCTTTTCCTAAGGCTTGGATTCTCAATGGTGGCATTGGCTAAAATCCGTAGATCAGAATGGGATGGACCCACTAGTTCATCCAAGAAATCAGGATTGATCTCAATGTTGATGAGCACACCATTTAGTACTACTCTGAAGCCACCTGAGAAGCCAACAAAGGTGGATTTAAATTCGGCCGTTTATCCGGGAGGCCCGCCTTTGCCTGCACGAGCCCCGAGAATGTCACATTTTATCGACACGAAAGAAATGGTGAGGGGCCCGGAAGATCTACCAGGGTGTTGGGTTGTCAGTGGCGCGAAGCTATGTGTTGAGGGAGGGATGATAAGGATCAAGGTGAAATATTCTCTGCTTACTATATTGTCGGATGACTCTTTGTTGATGTGA